A region from the Anaerolineae bacterium genome encodes:
- a CDS encoding Gfo/Idh/MocA family oxidoreductase: MRTIRLGYVGCGFMAQKVHIPNFSSIPGCELVALAEVRPKLGEKVQRRFGIPKLYRHHTEMLADPDIDAIAVSAGFIVQGLIARDALLAGKDVFMEKPMAVSLAQADAILEAEQQSGRRLMVAYMKRYDAGNELAKETIDRLRATGELGPITFVRNHGFGGDWICGLDTPMEITDEPLPEPSPQELDWIPAEFRADASIRRQYLGYLQQYTHNVNLLRWLLDARDDAVVRAVDLDDDGYTGVVVLSVAGVRAVIESGSISHYRWDEHTQVYFRHGWVKTWAPPILLKQVPAGVEIYRAGEEQTFTRPIPRPAWSWSYRREAEHFIHCLQTGEPFRSSAADTRTDVRLFEEIFRMHLAQRKG; this comes from the coding sequence ATGCGAACGATCCGCCTTGGCTACGTTGGCTGCGGTTTCATGGCCCAGAAAGTCCACATCCCCAACTTCAGCTCCATCCCCGGCTGCGAGCTCGTCGCGCTGGCAGAGGTGCGCCCCAAGCTGGGCGAAAAGGTGCAGAGGCGGTTCGGTATCCCCAAGCTGTATCGCCATCACACGGAAATGCTGGCCGATCCCGATATCGATGCCATCGCGGTCTCCGCAGGCTTCATCGTCCAGGGGTTGATCGCCCGCGACGCGCTGCTGGCGGGCAAGGACGTCTTCATGGAGAAGCCGATGGCCGTCTCATTGGCTCAGGCCGACGCCATCTTGGAAGCGGAGCAACAGTCTGGCCGACGGCTGATGGTCGCTTACATGAAGCGATATGACGCCGGCAATGAGCTGGCTAAAGAGACCATTGACCGGCTGCGCGCCACGGGCGAGCTGGGGCCGATCACCTTCGTCCGCAACCACGGCTTCGGCGGAGATTGGATCTGCGGGCTGGACACGCCAATGGAGATCACCGACGAACCGCTGCCGGAGCCATCCCCTCAGGAGCTGGACTGGATCCCGGCGGAGTTCAGGGCAGATGCCTCGATCAGGCGCCAGTATCTGGGCTACCTGCAGCAGTACACACACAACGTGAACCTATTGCGCTGGCTTCTGGACGCGAGGGATGACGCCGTCGTGCGCGCAGTAGACCTAGATGATGACGGTTACACCGGCGTGGTGGTGCTCAGCGTGGCCGGCGTTCGCGCGGTGATCGAATCCGGATCCATCTCCCATTACCGCTGGGACGAGCACACCCAGGTATACTTTCGCCATGGCTGGGTGAAGACATGGGCGCCGCCGATCCTGCTTAAGCAGGTCCCAGCTGGGGTCGAAATCTATCGGGCGGGAGAGGAACAGACGTTCACGCGGCCGATCCCGCGACCGGCCTGGTCATGGAGCTATCGTCGGGAGGCCGAACATTTTATTCACTGCTTGCAGACCGGCGAGCCTTTCCGCTCATCAGCCGCCGATACCCGCACGGACGTCCGCTTGTTCGAGGAGATCTTCCGGATGCACTTGGCCCAGCGCAAAGGATGA